The Pseudomonas parafulva genome includes a window with the following:
- a CDS encoding LysR family transcriptional regulator, with translation MNLKALRCCVEIVRQGSFTKAAQHLHIAQPALSMAVTRLEEELGVSLFNRTTRKVVLTVEGEQFLPRIASALREMDVARQALRDMADLKRGEVRLGIPPMFGLHYVPGLMNAFRRLYPGIAMTVFEGSAEDIGQRLEQREIDLALLESRRVPADKESILLGSDEMLACMHPDHPYAGKASLTAEDLRSTDMVVFDRTFVQRQLLDAFFAEHGITYQVALQSNFVSLVVQAALDNMGVATLLRSVQLRTPGIVGVPFEPAQQMSFRLCWRSGEYLSLASQRFIDFAGQSQYLDR, from the coding sequence ATGAATCTCAAGGCGCTGCGTTGTTGCGTCGAAATCGTCCGCCAAGGCAGCTTCACCAAGGCCGCTCAGCACCTGCATATCGCCCAGCCTGCGCTGAGCATGGCCGTGACCCGCCTTGAAGAAGAACTGGGCGTCAGTTTGTTCAACCGCACCACGCGCAAGGTGGTACTGACCGTGGAAGGCGAGCAATTTCTGCCCCGCATCGCATCAGCCTTGCGGGAGATGGACGTGGCCCGCCAGGCACTGCGTGACATGGCCGACCTCAAGCGCGGCGAAGTGCGGCTGGGGATCCCGCCCATGTTCGGCCTGCACTATGTGCCCGGGTTGATGAACGCCTTTCGCAGGCTTTATCCCGGCATCGCCATGACCGTGTTCGAGGGCAGCGCCGAAGACATTGGCCAGCGCCTAGAGCAACGAGAAATCGACCTGGCGCTGCTCGAGTCCCGCCGCGTGCCCGCGGATAAGGAATCGATCCTGTTGGGCAGCGACGAGATGCTGGCCTGCATGCACCCGGATCACCCCTACGCCGGCAAGGCAAGCCTGACTGCCGAAGACCTGCGCAGCACCGACATGGTGGTGTTCGACCGTACATTCGTGCAGCGCCAGTTGCTCGACGCCTTCTTTGCCGAACACGGCATTACCTACCAAGTGGCATTGCAGAGCAATTTCGTTTCGTTGGTGGTCCAGGCTGCACTGGACAACATGGGCGTGGCCACATTGCTGCGCTCCGTGCAATTACGAACGCCAGGTATCGTCGGTGTGCCGTTCGAGCCTGCCCAGCAGATGAGTTTCCGGCTGTGCTGGCGGTCGGGTGAGTACCTGTCGCTGGCCAGCCAGCGCTTCATCGACTTTGCCGGACAGAGTCAATATCTAGATCGCTAA